DNA sequence from the Candidatus Neomarinimicrobiota bacterium genome:
TGAGGAAGAGCGCTGGGTGGCGGTCCACCACCCCTTCACCGCCCCGCATCCTGACGATGAGCACCTGCTGGACAGCGATCCCGGCAAGGTGCGTAGCCGGGGGTACGACCTGGTGATTAACGGCTGGGAAGTCGCCGGTGGCTCCATCCGTAACCACGACACCAGGCGCCAGGAGCGGGTTTTCAGGCTGCTGGGCATCACTCCGGAAGAAGCGGAGGAGAAGTTCGGCTTCCTTTTGCGAGCCCTGCGCTACGGTGCGCCGCCGCACGGAGGGATCGCCTTCGGCTTCGACCGGCTGGTAATGGTCCTGGTGGGAGCCACGCAGATCAGGGATGTCATCGCCTTCCCCAAGACCACCAGCGCCCTGTCGCTGATGGATGGGGCCCCGGCTCGCGTCACTGACGAACAGCTTAAGGAACTGGGCCTCAGCCTGAGTGGTAAAAAGGGGACCGAGGCGGAGTGACCGCGGTTGATCGGCTCATAATCTTTGTGAGGTAACGGCGACGCGCAGCTCCTACCCCGAAATTCGTTAAAGTTGTAATCTAGCCCGGTTATTTGGTAATATTCAGCAGTGATACCTTACGCTCTCCGTTTCAGGCTTACCGCAGCCGGAGCCCTCCCGGCAGTCATCGACAGACGAACAATAGCAACTCAGCGAATGGCCCGATTGTGAAACACACTTTCGACATCCAGGATACCGATCCGCTCCTGCTTTTCGGCGTCAATGACCGGCACCTGCAGATTCTCACGGCGGCCTTTGAGGCCCAGTTGATAGCCCGGGGCGGCCGCATCACCATTGAGGGCGCCAAAGAGGAGGTCCAACGGGTGGAGCAGGTCCTCAGGGACATGATCATCACCATCAACCGCAAGGGGGCGCTGACGCCGGAGGACGTGTCAGCGCTGGTGAAGGTATCGATTGACGGGAAGGCCGGTCCCCCTCAAAGGGACATGCCGGTGATCGTCTACACCCCCAAGGGAGAGGTGACCCCGCGCACCCAGGGGCAGCTGCGCTATTACGAGGCCATGCTCGAGAACGATATCGTGTTCTCCGTAGGACCTGCCGGGACAGGCAAGACCTACATGGCCGTGGCCATAGCAGTGGCAGCCCTTAAATCCCGGCAGGTGGACCGGCTCATCCTGTGCCGACCGGCCGTCGAAGCGGGGGAACGGCTCGGTTTCCTGCCCGGTGATCTGAAAGAGAAAATTGATCCCTACCTCACGCCCCTGTACGACGCCCTACAGGACATGCTGCCCTACGACAAACTGCGCAGCTATCTGGAGCAGCGGATCATCGAGATCGCGCCCCTGGCCTATATGCGGGGCCGGACCCTCAGCAGCGCCTACGTCATCCTGGACGAAGCCCAGAACGCCACTTCCATGCAGATGAAAATGTTCCTCACCCGTCTGGGTATCAATTCCAAGGCCATCATCACCGGTGATATCACCCAGATTGACCTGCCTCCCAGTGAAGAGTCCGGCTGTATCCAGGCCATGCACATCCTGGAGGGGATTGACGGCATCGCCTTCTGTCGCCTCGATGAGCGGGATGTGGTGCGCCACCGGCTGGTAAAGGATATTCTCAAAGCCTATCAGGGGCACGTGGCCAGCTGAGCCCACCGATTGGAGTAACGTCATGGACTACCCGGAAGTCGTTATCACCTCATTTGCCCGCACCCCCGTCGGGTCCTTTTTAGGCAGCCTGGCGTCCGTAACAGCGCCGCAGCTGGGATCGGTGGCGATTGCCGCTGCCATTGAGCGCAGCCGCCTGGAACCGGAGCAGGTGGAAGAGGTGATCATGGGGCACGTTCTCACCGCCGGTGTGGGACAGGCGCCGGCCCGGCAGGCCGCCCTGGGAGCGGGATTGCCGAACAATGTTGAAACCCTGACCGTCAACAAGGTCTGCGGGTCGGGCCTGAAAGCGGTCATGCTGGCTGCCCAGGCCATCCAGACCGGTGATGCCCGGGTGATCGTGGCCGGCGGCATGGAGAGCATGAGCAACGTGCCTTACTACCTGGGCGGCCTGAGGCAGGGGGTCCGGATGGGCAGCCGGGAGCTCATCGACGGTATGGTTCATGACGGCCTCTGGGACGTGTATAACCTGATTCATATGGGCAGCTGTGCCGAGATCTGTGTCCGGGAGCGCAATATCACCCGCGAGCGGCAAGATGAATATGCCGTTCGGTCCTACAAGCGGGCATTGGCGGCCCAGGATGGCGGCATCTTTGATCAGGAGATCGTTCCAGTTGCAGTGCCGCAACGGAAAGGTGAGCCGTTGTGGGTGAACAGGGATGAAGAGCCCGGGCGGGTGGATTTCGATAAGATACCTACCCTGAAGCCGGTCTTTGATAAGGATGGGACCATCACCGCCGCCAACGCCAGTTCGATCAACGATGGCGCCGCCGCCGTGGTGGTCATGTCCCGATCCCGGGCCGAGGAGCTGGGCGTCGCGCCGGTGGCCCGCATAGTAGGTCAGGCCGCAGCGGCCCAGGCACCGGAGTGGTTCCCTACCGCTCCGGCCAAAGCTATCGGCAAGCTGCTGAAAAAAACCGGCCGGTCACTGAGCGATATCGATCTGTTCGAGGTCAACGAGGCCTTTGCCGTGGTGGCCCTGGTAGCCCTCGACGAGCTGAAACTGGACCCGGAGAAGGTTAATATCCACGGGGGGGCGGTGGCCCTGGGTCATCCCATCGGCGCTTCCGGGGCCCGCATCCTGGTAACGCTCCTAAGCGCCATGGAGCAGCGGGATGCCCGTCGCGGCCTGGCAGCCATCTGCATCGGCGGCGGGGAGGCGGCCGCGGTCATCGTGGAACGAATCTAGAATCCATTAAGCCCGGGAGCGGGCAACCGGTCTCCAGGGCGTTCATTTACATCGATCCAGCATGCCGGTTGCCTGAGCGTTCGGGAAACAGCAGGGTAACTGACAGCTGAAGATTGTAAATTATAGAGCTATAATCATCGCTCATTGAGTTGATAAGATGTCACAAAACATCACATCTCCCGAAGAAAACCTTTCGGACATTGCCGTAATCGGGGCCGGTACCATGGGCAATGGTATCGCCCACGTCTGTGCCCAGCATGGCCATCAGGTTACCATGGTGGACGTGGAGGAGGAGCTTCTCCAGCGGGGAATGAGAACCATCGCGAAGAACCTCGGTCGCCAAGTGGCCAAGGAGATCCTGACCCAGGACGAAGCCGACGCCACCTTGAAGCGCATCCGGACCACCACCAAGCTGGCCCAGGTGAAGGGATCGAACCTGGTGGTGGAGGCCGTCTCCGAAGACACTGACCTCAAACTCCGGATCTTCAAAGACCTCGACGGCATCTGTCCACCTGAGACCATCCTCGCTTCCAACACCTCCTCAATTTCTATCACTCTTATTGGTGCTGCCACCCAGCGGCCCGAGAAGGTCATCGGCATGCACTTCATGAACCCGGTGCCGGTGATGAAGCTGGTGGAGGTCATCCGTGGCCACGACACCAGTGATGAGACCCACGCGACGGTGGTGGCGCTGGCCGGGGAGCTGGGCAAAACGCCGGTGACCGTAAACGACTACCCCGGGTTTATCGCCAACCGGGTGCTGATGCCGATGATCAACGAAGCGGTCTTTTGCCTGATGGAGGGAGTGGCTGAGCGGGAGGCTATCGACGAGGTTATGAAGCTGGGTATGAACCACCCCCTGGGGCCTCTGGCCCTGGCGGACCTCATCGGCCTGGATGTCTGCCTGAGCATCATGGAGGTCCTGCATCGCGAGCTGGGCGACGACAAGTACCGCCCCTGTCCGCTGCTGCGCCGGATGGTGGCTGCCGGGCACCTGGGTCGCAAGACGGGGCGGGGATTTTATAATTATCAAGCATAAAGGCTTCTTAAGACGGTGAATTTCAACCTTACCGACGAACAGACCCTCCTCCAGCAGACCGTGCGCCAGTTTGCCGAGGCAGAGGTGGCCCCCGGGGCCATCGAGCGGGATGAGACCAAGACCT
Encoded proteins:
- a CDS encoding PhoH family protein produces the protein MVKHTFDIQDTDPLLLFGVNDRHLQILTAAFEAQLIARGGRITIEGAKEEVQRVEQVLRDMIITINRKGALTPEDVSALVKVSIDGKAGPPQRDMPVIVYTPKGEVTPRTQGQLRYYEAMLENDIVFSVGPAGTGKTYMAVAIAVAALKSRQVDRLILCRPAVEAGERLGFLPGDLKEKIDPYLTPLYDALQDMLPYDKLRSYLEQRIIEIAPLAYMRGRTLSSAYVILDEAQNATSMQMKMFLTRLGINSKAIITGDITQIDLPPSEESGCIQAMHILEGIDGIAFCRLDERDVVRHRLVKDILKAYQGHVAS
- a CDS encoding acetyl-CoA C-acyltransferase; this encodes MDYPEVVITSFARTPVGSFLGSLASVTAPQLGSVAIAAAIERSRLEPEQVEEVIMGHVLTAGVGQAPARQAALGAGLPNNVETLTVNKVCGSGLKAVMLAAQAIQTGDARVIVAGGMESMSNVPYYLGGLRQGVRMGSRELIDGMVHDGLWDVYNLIHMGSCAEICVRERNITRERQDEYAVRSYKRALAAQDGGIFDQEIVPVAVPQRKGEPLWVNRDEEPGRVDFDKIPTLKPVFDKDGTITAANASSINDGAAAVVVMSRSRAEELGVAPVARIVGQAAAAQAPEWFPTAPAKAIGKLLKKTGRSLSDIDLFEVNEAFAVVALVALDELKLDPEKVNIHGGAVALGHPIGASGARILVTLLSAMEQRDARRGLAAICIGGGEAAAVIVERI
- a CDS encoding 3-hydroxybutyryl-CoA dehydrogenase yields the protein MSQNITSPEENLSDIAVIGAGTMGNGIAHVCAQHGHQVTMVDVEEELLQRGMRTIAKNLGRQVAKEILTQDEADATLKRIRTTTKLAQVKGSNLVVEAVSEDTDLKLRIFKDLDGICPPETILASNTSSISITLIGAATQRPEKVIGMHFMNPVPVMKLVEVIRGHDTSDETHATVVALAGELGKTPVTVNDYPGFIANRVLMPMINEAVFCLMEGVAEREAIDEVMKLGMNHPLGPLALADLIGLDVCLSIMEVLHRELGDDKYRPCPLLRRMVAAGHLGRKTGRGFYNYQA